The following coding sequences are from one Myxococcus guangdongensis window:
- a CDS encoding glycoside hydrolase family 6 protein — protein MQLRQQVGWVPFVLAASLVAACGPSSSEAQGPAPETAGSQTAPLAELVVNGNFNSGQTAPWWNGPNTQSVVENGRLRVNVTGGTANPWDAPMGQDNIALANGQAYTLTFTASATANVTVRATVQLGTAPYTAPLDQNITLDGTARTFSFPFTSNLATAAGQVTFQVGGRGAFSLFLDDISLTTSGGGNPGGGGPVAMTSGFYVDPNSNPATWVRNNGGDSRASRIQTSIASKPGARWFGNWSGDITAAVSSFVGAADTADKLPVLVAYNIPGRDCGSHSGGGAGSPEAYRAWISAFVTGLGSRPAIVIIEPDAVAQLDCLPNDTERQTRLGLLRYATEQLRDRAPNTWAYLDGGNANWIGADTMAQRLESAGVRNIRGFALNVSNFYTTAQSTTYGGNVNTALNSRYGYTKPFVVDTSRNGNGHNGEWCNPGGRRLGVTSQVGGGAELLLWVKVPGDSDGNCGIAPNTPAGTFSPDLAIRLIDGT, from the coding sequence ATGCAACTGCGTCAGCAGGTGGGTTGGGTGCCGTTCGTCCTCGCGGCGTCGCTGGTGGCGGCGTGTGGTCCGTCCTCGTCGGAGGCGCAGGGGCCCGCGCCGGAGACGGCAGGATCGCAGACCGCGCCGTTGGCGGAGCTGGTGGTCAACGGGAACTTCAACAGTGGACAGACGGCGCCCTGGTGGAACGGGCCCAACACACAGTCCGTGGTGGAGAACGGCCGGCTGCGCGTCAACGTCACCGGAGGCACGGCGAATCCGTGGGACGCGCCCATGGGGCAGGACAACATCGCGCTGGCGAACGGGCAGGCCTATACGTTGACGTTCACCGCCTCCGCGACGGCGAACGTGACGGTGCGGGCCACGGTGCAGTTGGGCACGGCGCCGTACACCGCGCCGTTGGACCAGAACATCACGCTGGATGGCACGGCGCGCACCTTCAGCTTTCCCTTCACGTCCAACCTCGCGACGGCGGCGGGGCAGGTGACGTTCCAGGTGGGCGGGCGGGGCGCGTTCTCGCTGTTCCTGGACGACATCTCCCTCACCACGTCGGGGGGCGGCAATCCGGGCGGCGGTGGACCGGTGGCGATGACGAGCGGCTTCTACGTGGACCCCAACTCCAACCCCGCCACCTGGGTGCGCAACAACGGTGGGGACTCGCGCGCCTCGCGCATCCAGACGTCCATCGCGAGCAAGCCGGGCGCGCGTTGGTTCGGCAACTGGAGCGGCGACATCACGGCCGCGGTGTCCAGCTTCGTCGGCGCGGCGGACACGGCCGACAAGCTGCCGGTGCTCGTGGCCTACAACATCCCCGGGCGTGACTGTGGCAGCCACTCCGGCGGTGGCGCGGGCAGCCCGGAGGCTTATCGCGCGTGGATCTCCGCCTTCGTCACCGGCCTGGGCAGCCGTCCCGCCATCGTCATCATCGAGCCGGACGCCGTCGCGCAGCTCGACTGTCTGCCCAACGACACCGAGCGCCAGACGCGCCTGGGGCTGTTGCGCTACGCGACGGAGCAGCTCCGGGACAGGGCGCCCAACACCTGGGCCTACCTGGACGGCGGCAACGCGAATTGGATTGGCGCGGACACCATGGCGCAGCGGCTGGAGTCCGCGGGCGTGCGCAACATCCGGGGCTTCGCGCTCAACGTGTCGAACTTCTACACGACGGCGCAGTCGACGACGTACGGCGGCAACGTGAACACCGCGCTCAACTCGCGCTACGGCTACACGAAGCCCTTCGTCGTGGACACCAGCCGCAACGGCAACGGACACAACGGCGAGTGGTGCAACCCCGGTGGCCGCAGGCTGGGCGTGACCTCCCAGGTGGGCGGCGGGGCGGAGTTGCTCCTGTGGGTGAAGGTGCCGGGTGACTCGGACGGCAACTGCGGCATCGCGCCGAACACCCCCGCGGGCACGTTCAGCCCCGACCTGGCCATCCGCCTCATCGACGGTACCTGA
- a CDS encoding YaiI/YqxD family protein, whose translation MRIWVDADACPTPVRDILLRASQRLKVPLVFVANKALSLPRSELVSTVQVGAGLDVADQHIATSAQKGDLAVTQDIPLAALLVPRGVVTLDPRGELFTEENIDERLSVRNFMQELRESGVTTGGPSGFNAQDRQRFAATLDRELARLLPKRG comes from the coding sequence ATGCGAATCTGGGTCGACGCCGATGCCTGCCCCACGCCCGTCCGCGACATCCTCCTGCGCGCCTCGCAGCGCCTGAAGGTGCCGCTCGTCTTCGTGGCCAACAAGGCCCTGTCCCTGCCCCGCTCGGAGCTCGTCTCCACGGTGCAGGTGGGCGCGGGGCTGGACGTGGCGGACCAGCACATCGCCACCTCCGCCCAGAAGGGAGACCTGGCCGTCACCCAGGACATCCCCCTGGCGGCGCTGCTGGTGCCGCGCGGCGTCGTGACCCTGGACCCGCGCGGCGAGCTGTTCACCGAGGAGAACATCGACGAGCGACTCTCCGTGCGGAACTTCATGCAGGAGCTGCGCGAGAGCGGCGTGACGACGGGCGGTCCCAGCGGCTTCAATGCCCAGGACCGCCAGCGCTTCGCCGCGACGCTGGACCGCGAGCTGGCCCGGCTCCTGCCCAAGCGAGGCTGA
- a CDS encoding M14 family zinc carboxypeptidase, producing the protein MSQLLTRAEASNHAETSRHSDVLAFIDELCRRTKLARRVDFGTSGEGQPLVSLVVSDRNGFTPELARKQKKVVVMVEANIHAGEVEGKESVLALARDLTLTRLGQKLLDKVVLVLVPNFNPDGNDRISPNNRKLNLQDLEGQVNPAGGVGTRYTGEGWNLNRDSTKQEAPETRAMAKLHQTWWPELFIDCHTTDGSIHDFDLTYDTSHSNEPLFQGLRDYNRQMLDRVSQAVQKRHGFDSFWYGNYREEGVPTSGWHTYPALPRFGSHYRGLLGRLDVLLETYSYIDFPRRCAVMYAWLLELIREAARSAKTLRALTQAQEEAIIARGTTPDLQTLVGINYGVATRDGEGKLTFDYPAYVKPGDLARIQAFDEKSVAERRFPGKKRKVYRVPHHRTFIPTQAVSTPEAYLVPAALAPRLESQGIRFEVLPKAQRFLVDSYRIARREETFSPDVAANVPPPGQAEVPLSQKPKPVRFETVLTVSPERGEREFAQGTLRVPTAQRAGTLAVYLLEPHSDDGFCRWQFLDTLLEVGGYYPVHRVVSPAPAPKKAE; encoded by the coding sequence ATGTCCCAGCTGCTCACCCGCGCCGAAGCCTCGAATCACGCCGAAACCTCGCGTCATTCCGACGTGCTCGCCTTCATCGACGAGCTCTGCCGCCGCACGAAGCTCGCCCGCCGGGTGGACTTCGGCACCAGCGGCGAGGGCCAGCCCCTGGTGTCGCTGGTGGTGAGCGACCGCAACGGCTTCACGCCGGAGCTGGCGCGCAAGCAGAAGAAGGTCGTGGTGATGGTGGAGGCCAACATCCACGCCGGCGAGGTGGAGGGCAAGGAGTCGGTGCTCGCGCTCGCGCGGGATTTGACGCTCACCAGGCTGGGCCAGAAGCTGCTCGACAAGGTGGTGCTGGTGCTCGTCCCCAACTTCAACCCGGACGGCAATGACCGCATCAGTCCCAACAACCGCAAGTTGAACCTCCAGGACCTGGAGGGGCAGGTCAACCCGGCGGGCGGCGTGGGCACGCGCTACACGGGCGAGGGCTGGAACCTCAACCGCGACAGCACCAAGCAGGAGGCGCCGGAGACGCGCGCCATGGCGAAGCTGCACCAGACGTGGTGGCCGGAGCTGTTCATCGACTGCCACACCACCGACGGCAGCATCCACGACTTCGATTTGACCTACGACACGTCGCACTCCAACGAGCCGCTGTTCCAGGGGCTGCGCGACTACAACCGGCAGATGCTGGACCGCGTCTCCCAGGCGGTGCAGAAGCGCCACGGCTTCGACAGCTTCTGGTACGGCAACTACCGCGAGGAGGGCGTGCCCACCTCGGGCTGGCACACGTACCCGGCGCTGCCGCGCTTCGGCAGTCACTACCGGGGACTGCTCGGCCGGCTGGACGTGCTGCTGGAGACGTACAGCTACATCGACTTCCCGCGCCGCTGCGCGGTGATGTACGCGTGGCTGCTGGAGCTGATTCGCGAGGCTGCCCGGAGCGCGAAGACGCTCCGCGCGCTCACCCAGGCGCAGGAGGAGGCCATCATCGCCCGGGGCACCACGCCCGATTTGCAGACGCTGGTGGGCATCAACTACGGCGTCGCCACGCGGGACGGGGAGGGGAAGCTGACGTTCGACTACCCGGCCTACGTGAAGCCCGGCGACCTGGCGCGCATCCAGGCCTTCGACGAGAAGAGCGTCGCGGAGCGGCGCTTCCCGGGCAAGAAGCGCAAGGTCTACCGCGTGCCGCACCACCGCACGTTCATCCCGACGCAAGCGGTGAGCACGCCGGAGGCGTACCTGGTGCCCGCGGCGCTGGCGCCCCGGCTGGAGTCGCAGGGCATCCGCTTCGAGGTGCTCCCCAAGGCGCAGCGCTTCCTGGTGGACAGCTACCGCATCGCCCGGCGCGAGGAGACCTTCAGCCCGGACGTGGCCGCCAACGTGCCGCCGCCCGGACAGGCGGAGGTGCCGCTGAGCCAGAAGCCCAAGCCCGTGCGCTTCGAGACGGTGCTGACGGTCTCTCCCGAGCGCGGCGAGCGCGAGTTCGCCCAGGGCACGCTCCGCGTCCCGACGGCGCAGCGCGCGGGCACGCTGGCCGTCTACCTGCTGGAGCCGCACTCCGATGACGGCTTCTGCCGGTGGCAGTTCCTGGACACCTTGCTGGAGGTGGGCGGGTACTACCCCGTGCACCGCGTGGTGAGCCCCGCCCCCGCGCCGAAGAAGGCGGAGTGA
- a CDS encoding sensor histidine kinase yields MRDAEPVHPRVDEVEPLPSWAVWLGALGWWLADALISVSQTQLLVRIGELKGVEGALWRMSLASSLLWVPITVMCLRLSERVPLARGHLRRALGFHGGALLVVVLGRATFVVLTQDLIGWYERTPQVLDVLAQSVVNNLLPFVLLTAGAHALGLARRAHVRQRRADQLQAQLAQARLQALASQLRPHFLFNALNAVASLVHADPDAAEKMLARLGDLLRHSLESHARQEVTLREEQAALAPYLDIEQTRFGPRLEVAWKLGPDVLDARVPYLALQPLVENAIRHGLAPRAEPGRIEISAEREGDVLRLRVSDDGMGPPASGPPRGGGVGLSNLRARLATLYGPRAALELRAGVPRGAVVELRVPLDGARAAA; encoded by the coding sequence ATGCGCGACGCGGAGCCGGTCCATCCCCGAGTGGATGAGGTGGAGCCCCTGCCGTCCTGGGCCGTGTGGCTCGGGGCGTTGGGGTGGTGGCTCGCGGACGCGCTCATCTCCGTCAGCCAGACGCAATTGCTGGTCCGCATTGGCGAGCTGAAGGGGGTGGAAGGGGCGCTGTGGCGGATGTCCCTCGCCAGCTCCCTGCTGTGGGTGCCCATCACCGTGATGTGCTTGCGGCTGTCCGAGCGGGTGCCCCTGGCGCGAGGACACCTGCGCCGGGCGCTGGGCTTCCACGGGGGCGCGCTGCTCGTCGTCGTGCTGGGGCGAGCGACCTTCGTCGTGCTCACCCAGGACCTCATCGGCTGGTACGAGCGGACGCCCCAGGTGCTGGACGTGCTGGCGCAGAGCGTCGTGAACAACCTGCTGCCCTTCGTGTTGCTGACGGCGGGCGCCCATGCGCTGGGCCTGGCGCGCAGGGCGCACGTGCGTCAGCGTCGGGCGGACCAGCTCCAGGCGCAGCTGGCGCAGGCGCGGCTCCAGGCCCTGGCGTCGCAGCTTCGCCCCCACTTCCTCTTCAACGCGCTCAACGCCGTGGCCTCGCTGGTCCACGCGGACCCGGACGCCGCCGAGAAGATGCTGGCGCGCCTGGGGGATTTGCTGCGCCACAGCCTGGAGTCCCATGCGCGGCAGGAGGTGACGCTGCGCGAGGAGCAGGCGGCGCTCGCGCCCTATCTGGACATCGAGCAGACGCGCTTCGGGCCCCGGTTGGAGGTCGCCTGGAAGCTGGGCCCCGACGTGCTGGACGCGCGCGTGCCCTATCTGGCGCTGCAGCCGTTGGTGGAGAACGCCATCCGCCATGGACTGGCGCCGCGCGCGGAGCCCGGGCGCATCGAAATCTCCGCCGAGCGGGAGGGCGACGTGCTGCGCCTGCGGGTGAGCGACGACGGGATGGGGCCTCCCGCGAGCGGCCCTCCGAGAGGCGGCGGCGTGGGGCTGTCGAACCTGCGCGCCCGGCTGGCGACGTTGTACGGGCCCCGGGCCGCGCTGGAGCTGCGCGCGGGGGTTCCTCGCGGCGCGGTGGTGGAGCTGCGGGTTCCGCTCGATGGCGCGCGGGCGGCTGCGTGA